One window of the Candidatus Microbacterium colombiense genome contains the following:
- a CDS encoding DUF808 domain-containing protein, translated as MSVGLLAVVDDILSAAMKASAKAAGVVIDDAAVTPQYVQGITPARELPVVAKIAVGSLANKFVIIIPIALLLTAFAPWVLPYLLILGGAYLCFEGAEKVLEWFGVQHGHADEGARNENKLVWGAVRTDLILSTEIMLISLANLEAGLDIWTTLAILAVIALIMTGVVYGAVALLVKIDDIGLKMAKNPVQRIRHTGTRIVRSMPAVFRFISVLGTVAMLWVGGHLLLVNLGEVGVHAGADILHGIEDLLEPLGGVIVWIGDTLFSAVAGLIAGMIIVGVVLGIARLLGKKANFHEGEESPADVHV; from the coding sequence ATGTCGGTTGGACTGCTCGCGGTCGTCGATGACATTCTCAGCGCTGCGATGAAGGCCTCGGCCAAGGCTGCCGGGGTGGTGATCGACGATGCCGCCGTGACTCCGCAGTATGTGCAGGGCATCACGCCCGCGCGAGAACTGCCGGTGGTCGCCAAGATCGCCGTCGGATCGCTGGCGAACAAGTTCGTGATCATCATCCCGATCGCGCTCCTGCTCACCGCGTTCGCCCCCTGGGTGCTGCCCTACCTCCTGATCCTCGGTGGCGCGTACCTGTGCTTCGAGGGCGCCGAGAAGGTGCTGGAGTGGTTCGGCGTGCAACACGGCCACGCCGACGAGGGCGCGCGCAACGAGAACAAGCTGGTGTGGGGCGCGGTGCGCACCGACCTGATCCTGTCGACCGAGATCATGCTCATCTCCCTCGCGAACCTCGAGGCCGGACTCGACATCTGGACGACCCTGGCGATCCTCGCGGTGATCGCACTCATCATGACCGGCGTCGTCTACGGTGCGGTCGCCCTGCTGGTGAAGATCGACGACATCGGCCTGAAGATGGCCAAGAACCCGGTGCAGCGCATCCGTCACACCGGCACCCGCATCGTGCGGTCGATGCCGGCGGTCTTCCGCTTCATCAGCGTGCTCGGAACCGTCGCGATGCTCTGGGTCGGCGGACACCTGCTGCTCGTGAATCTCGGCGAGGTCGGCGTGCACGCCGGAGCCGACATCCTCCACGGCATCGAAGACCTGCTCGAACCGCTCGGCGGCGTGATCGTCTGGATCGGCGACACGCTGTTCAGCGCGGTCGCGGGGCTGATCGCCGGCATGATCATCGTCGGCGTGGTGCTCGGGATCGCCCGCCTGCTGGGCAAGAAGGCGAACTTCCACGAGGGCGAGGAGTCCCCCGCCGACGTGCACGTCTGA
- a CDS encoding NAD-dependent epimerase/dehydratase family protein, with protein sequence MRIAVAGGTGTVGRFTVEAAQQAGHEVIVLSRANGADVLTGAGLADALGGADAVIDVTNLTTLSAAKARSFFDTATRNLLAAEKSAGVGHHVALSIVGIDGIDASYYAGKLAQERAVAAGDVPSTIARAGQFHEFAGQLLSGMRGPFALMPKTLMRPVAAREVGAHLVRVAEAGPAGRAIDLVGPRDEELVDVARRQLAFDGIRQRVLGVRLPGSYGAGLSSGSLRGESDAQQGSITFDEWLRSADHTLS encoded by the coding sequence ATGAGGATCGCCGTCGCAGGAGGTACCGGCACCGTCGGCCGCTTCACCGTCGAGGCCGCGCAGCAGGCCGGGCATGAGGTCATCGTACTGTCGCGCGCGAACGGGGCGGATGTGCTCACCGGCGCGGGTCTCGCCGACGCACTCGGCGGGGCGGATGCCGTGATCGACGTCACGAATCTGACCACCCTGTCGGCGGCGAAGGCGCGGTCGTTCTTCGACACCGCGACCCGGAATCTGCTGGCCGCCGAGAAGTCGGCGGGGGTCGGGCATCATGTCGCGCTGTCGATCGTGGGGATCGACGGCATCGACGCCTCGTACTACGCCGGCAAGCTCGCCCAGGAGAGGGCCGTCGCGGCGGGCGACGTGCCCTCCACGATCGCGCGCGCCGGGCAGTTCCACGAATTCGCCGGGCAACTACTGTCGGGCATGCGGGGCCCGTTCGCGTTGATGCCGAAGACCCTGATGCGCCCTGTCGCCGCGCGTGAGGTCGGTGCGCACCTGGTGCGGGTGGCCGAGGCGGGGCCGGCCGGTCGGGCGATCGATCTGGTCGGACCGCGAGACGAGGAACTGGTCGACGTCGCCCGGCGTCAGCTGGCCTTCGACGGCATCCGTCAGCGGGTTCTCGGCGTGCGGCTCCCCGGGAGCTACGGCGCGGGCCTCTCGTCGGGCTCGCTGCGGGGCGAGAGCGATGCGCAACAGGGCTCGATCACCTTCGACGAGTGGCTGCGCAGCGCCGACCACACGCTCAGCTGA